A genomic window from Chitinophaga pollutisoli includes:
- a CDS encoding family 20 glycosylhydrolase, with product MKKTLLSALALCLTFAAKAQLTARPQVNVVPVPASIEEKTGTLTLQGTNARYFANSESAERMAKLYAAYLDANFGLKLQKGTMQDAHVIFSDDDHLPREGYQLTITNRKAVLQGHEAGLFYGLQTLQQISRNKTKLGLVLPQVTIKDQPRFGYRGVMLDVGRYYLPVNYIKQYIDVIASLKLNRFHWHLTEDQGWRIEIKKYPRLTTVGSQRKETSKGHLSENKFDGTPHGGFYTQEEVKDIVAYAAERFVTVVPEIEMPGHATAALASYPQLGCTGGPYEVSTKWGVHKEVFCAGNDETFTFLEDVLTEILPLFPSQYIHIGGDECPKDRWKQCAKCQSRIKALGLKDEHELQSYFISRMEKFLNAKGRKIIGWDEILEGGLAPDATVMSWRGEAGGKEAARQRHDVIMTPNTYLYLDYYQGAPSGEPLAIGGYLPLDKVYGYEPLPADLTPEEQKHIIGVQGNVWTEYIPSGPVSDYFTFPRALALAEITWSPKAKKDYTDFRKRMRGVLYDLDKRGVNFRIPEAIGAENTVIADPSGGGGEGVGASTIQNAAQRSVVKLEPPMAGAAIHYTLDGSEPTVKSPVAGAPIIIAPKRDETITLKYIVTLPESGRSSGVYSNTYTRKSYKPAVSVTPAGKGIKFQGYFKTFTAAAKVSGTADTSGVMNDFSIRAFQRHPAFGAIFEGYVKVDEDGLYEIASTSDDGSIVSIDGEEIVQNDGEHAPTTQTGIVPLRRGYHRIKVQYFDAGGGDMLKINIGVKGKQSLNLRNALFH from the coding sequence ATGAAAAAAACGCTCCTATCCGCTTTAGCCCTGTGCCTGACGTTCGCCGCCAAGGCGCAACTGACGGCCAGACCCCAGGTGAACGTGGTGCCCGTACCGGCCTCCATCGAGGAAAAAACGGGAACACTGACCCTGCAGGGCACCAACGCCCGGTATTTCGCCAACAGCGAATCCGCCGAGCGCATGGCTAAACTCTATGCCGCTTACCTCGACGCCAATTTCGGCCTGAAGCTACAGAAAGGCACCATGCAAGACGCGCATGTGATCTTTTCCGATGATGACCATCTGCCACGCGAAGGCTACCAGCTCACCATCACCAACCGCAAAGCCGTGCTGCAAGGGCACGAAGCGGGATTGTTCTATGGCCTGCAAACCCTGCAGCAAATTTCACGGAACAAGACCAAACTGGGGCTCGTACTGCCGCAGGTCACCATCAAAGACCAGCCGCGCTTCGGTTATCGCGGCGTGATGCTCGACGTGGGCCGGTATTACCTGCCGGTAAATTACATCAAGCAGTACATCGACGTGATCGCTTCGCTGAAGCTCAACCGTTTCCACTGGCACCTCACCGAAGACCAGGGCTGGCGCATCGAGATCAAGAAATACCCGCGCCTCACCACCGTGGGCTCGCAGCGGAAGGAGACGTCCAAAGGCCATCTCAGCGAAAATAAATTCGACGGCACACCGCACGGCGGCTTTTATACGCAGGAAGAAGTGAAAGACATCGTGGCCTACGCCGCGGAACGCTTCGTGACCGTCGTCCCCGAAATCGAAATGCCCGGCCACGCCACCGCGGCGCTCGCCTCCTACCCCCAGCTGGGTTGCACCGGCGGGCCGTATGAAGTGTCCACCAAATGGGGCGTGCACAAAGAAGTATTCTGTGCAGGCAACGACGAAACGTTCACGTTCCTGGAAGATGTGCTCACCGAAATCCTGCCCCTCTTCCCCAGCCAGTACATCCACATCGGCGGCGACGAATGCCCGAAAGACCGCTGGAAGCAATGCGCCAAATGCCAGTCGCGCATCAAGGCGCTGGGGCTGAAAGACGAGCACGAATTGCAGAGTTATTTCATCTCCCGCATGGAGAAATTCCTCAACGCCAAAGGCCGCAAGATCATTGGCTGGGACGAAATCCTCGAAGGCGGCCTCGCGCCCGACGCCACCGTGATGAGCTGGCGCGGCGAAGCCGGTGGCAAAGAAGCCGCACGGCAACGCCACGACGTGATCATGACGCCGAATACTTACCTCTATCTCGATTATTACCAGGGCGCGCCTTCCGGCGAACCACTGGCGATCGGCGGCTACCTGCCGCTGGATAAAGTTTACGGCTACGAACCGCTCCCCGCCGACCTCACGCCCGAAGAGCAGAAACACATCATCGGCGTGCAGGGCAACGTGTGGACGGAATATATTCCTTCCGGCCCCGTATCGGATTACTTCACGTTCCCCCGCGCCCTGGCGCTGGCGGAGATCACCTGGAGCCCTAAAGCGAAAAAAGATTACACCGATTTCCGCAAGCGGATGCGCGGCGTATTGTACGACCTCGACAAGCGCGGCGTGAACTTCCGGATCCCGGAAGCCATCGGCGCTGAAAACACCGTGATCGCCGACCCATCCGGCGGCGGCGGCGAAGGCGTGGGCGCTTCAACGATCCAGAACGCCGCGCAGCGTTCGGTGGTGAAACTCGAGCCGCCCATGGCCGGTGCGGCAATTCATTACACGCTCGACGGATCGGAACCGACAGTAAAAAGCCCGGTAGCCGGCGCGCCGATCATTATCGCACCGAAACGCGACGAGACCATTACGCTCAAATACATCGTAACGCTCCCCGAATCCGGCCGCAGCAGCGGGGTGTACAGCAACACATACACCCGCAAGTCGTACAAACCCGCGGTGAGCGTAACGCCGGCCGGAAAAGGGATTAAATTCCAGGGGTATTTCAAAACCTTCACCGCCGCGGCGAAAGTGAGCGGCACGGCAGATACCAGCGGCGTGATGAACGACTTCTCGATCCGCGCTTTCCAGCGGCATCCCGCGTTCGGCGCCATATTCGAAGGATATGTGAAAGTGGACGAAGACGGACTGTACGAGATCGCATCCACATCCGACGACGGCTCCATCGTAAGCATCGACGGCGAGGAGATCGTGCAGAACGACGGCGAGCACGCGCCCACCACGCAAACGGGTATCGTACCCCTGCGCAGAGGCTACCACCGCATTAAAGTGCAATACTTCGACGCGGGCGGCGGCGACATGCTGAAAATCAATATCGGCGTGAAAGGCAAACAAAGCCTTAACTTGCGGAATGCGCTTTTCCACTAA
- a CDS encoding sugar phosphate nucleotidyltransferase: MQPTLLILAAGMASRYGSLKQIQQFGPSGETIIDYSIYDAIRAGFGKIVFIIRENFAAEFKEIFEPKLKGKVETAYVFQDMNAFTEGFEVPADRTKPWGTAHAVLCAKDAISEPFAVINADDFYGRDAFEKMAEFLRNECDSNRYSVVGYELGKTVSEYGSVSRGVCEVNAEGNLAGIVERTKITVEDGKIAYEDGDQKVELGPKTPVSMNFWGFDPSVFEVSEKLFSQFLEQNLSNPKSEFFIPIVVDSFIAAGLGSVKVIPTSSQWFGVTYKEDAPGVQASLSALVNGGEYPDNLWK; this comes from the coding sequence ATGCAACCGACTTTATTGATCCTGGCGGCCGGTATGGCCAGCCGGTACGGAAGTTTGAAACAGATCCAGCAATTTGGCCCCAGCGGTGAAACGATCATCGACTATTCCATTTATGACGCTATCCGCGCAGGTTTTGGAAAAATCGTGTTCATTATCCGTGAAAATTTTGCGGCGGAATTCAAAGAGATTTTCGAGCCGAAACTGAAAGGCAAAGTAGAAACGGCGTACGTTTTTCAAGATATGAACGCATTCACCGAAGGGTTCGAAGTACCGGCCGACCGTACGAAGCCCTGGGGTACCGCTCACGCAGTACTTTGCGCGAAAGACGCTATCAGCGAGCCATTCGCGGTGATCAATGCCGACGACTTCTATGGCCGCGACGCATTCGAGAAAATGGCGGAGTTCCTGCGCAACGAATGCGATTCCAACCGCTACAGCGTGGTAGGGTATGAGCTGGGCAAAACCGTGAGCGAATACGGTTCCGTATCCCGCGGCGTTTGCGAAGTGAATGCCGAAGGCAACCTGGCCGGTATCGTGGAGCGTACAAAGATTACCGTGGAAGATGGTAAGATCGCGTACGAAGACGGCGACCAGAAAGTGGAGCTGGGCCCTAAAACGCCCGTGTCCATGAACTTCTGGGGTTTCGATCCTTCCGTGTTCGAAGTGAGCGAAAAACTGTTCAGCCAGTTCCTCGAGCAAAACCTTTCCAATCCCAAATCAGAATTCTTCATCCCCATCGTGGTGGATTCCTTCATCGCAGCGGGCCTGGGTTCCGTAAAAGTGATCCCCACCAGCTCGCAATGGTTCGGTGTTACCTATAAGGAAGACGCTCCGGGCGTACAGGCTTCCCTGTCCGCTCTCGTGAACGGCGGAGAATATCCCGACAACCTCTGGAAATAA
- a CDS encoding alpha-L-fucosidase, with protein MKKLVLAGAMASLLASCAQKGPQQEQPLQQQQKTNPEEIKEKMQWFADAKLGIFIHWGIYSVNGIDESWSFHNRKISHADYMAQIKGFTADKYDPQAWADLIAASGARYTVITTKHHDGVALWDTKLNDLSTAKATPAKRDVLTPFFDAIRQRGIKAGAYFSLIDWTSDDYPGFLKDSSRYQIKDDTARWERFRKFYQGQMAEVMNQFNPDLWWFDGDWEHSADEWEAQKVRKMLTTHNPNTIINGRLMGYGDYDTPEQNFPVQRPSFRWWELCMTINNNWGWQPQDTNWKTPYEVITIFADAIGNGGNMLLDIGPKADGTIPPEEENVLRELGKWNKKHETAIFGTLGGIPQGHFYGPTTLSKDSSTLYLFLPAKQSGEIMVKGLDNAIKEITVVGNGTKLKHKIVGKISWSPVPGIVYINVPETVLDTYMTVLELKLDKPVKLYRGKGGLQG; from the coding sequence ATGAAAAAACTAGTACTGGCGGGAGCCATGGCGTCGCTACTTGCCTCCTGCGCACAAAAAGGACCGCAGCAGGAACAGCCGCTGCAGCAGCAACAAAAGACGAATCCGGAAGAGATCAAAGAGAAAATGCAATGGTTCGCCGACGCCAAGCTCGGGATCTTCATTCACTGGGGCATTTACTCCGTGAACGGGATCGATGAAAGCTGGAGCTTCCACAACAGAAAGATTTCACACGCCGATTACATGGCGCAAATAAAAGGCTTCACCGCTGATAAATACGATCCCCAGGCCTGGGCCGACCTCATCGCCGCCTCCGGCGCCCGCTACACCGTGATCACCACCAAGCACCACGACGGCGTGGCCCTCTGGGATACCAAACTCAACGACCTCAGCACCGCCAAAGCCACACCCGCCAAACGCGATGTGCTCACCCCCTTCTTCGATGCCATCCGCCAACGCGGCATCAAAGCCGGCGCGTATTTTTCGCTCATCGACTGGACCAGCGACGATTATCCCGGTTTCCTGAAAGACAGCAGCCGGTATCAGATCAAAGACGACACCGCCCGCTGGGAACGTTTCCGCAAATTCTACCAGGGACAAATGGCTGAAGTTATGAACCAGTTCAACCCCGATCTCTGGTGGTTCGACGGCGACTGGGAACACAGCGCCGACGAATGGGAAGCGCAAAAGGTGCGCAAGATGCTCACCACGCACAACCCCAACACCATCATCAACGGCCGCCTCATGGGATACGGCGACTACGACACCCCGGAGCAGAACTTCCCCGTGCAGCGCCCGAGCTTCCGTTGGTGGGAGCTTTGTATGACCATCAACAACAACTGGGGATGGCAGCCGCAGGACACCAACTGGAAAACACCCTACGAAGTAATCACCATATTCGCCGATGCCATCGGCAACGGCGGCAACATGCTGCTCGACATCGGTCCCAAGGCCGACGGTACCATCCCGCCCGAGGAAGAAAACGTGCTCCGCGAACTGGGCAAATGGAACAAAAAGCATGAGACCGCTATTTTCGGTACGCTCGGCGGCATCCCGCAGGGCCACTTCTACGGACCTACTACTTTAAGTAAAGATTCTTCCACACTCTACCTCTTCCTGCCCGCCAAACAATCCGGCGAGATCATGGTGAAAGGGCTTGACAATGCGATCAAGGAAATTACGGTTGTGGGGAACGGAACAAAACTGAAGCACAAGATCGTAGGCAAGATCAGCTGGAGCCCCGTGCCCGGGATCGTCTACATCAACGTGCCCGAAACCGTCCTCGACACATACATGACCGTACTGGAGCTGAAGCTCGACAAGCCCGTGAAACTGTACCGCGGGAAGGGTGGATTGCAGGGATAG
- the ilvD gene encoding dihydroxy-acid dehydratase, with protein sequence MELNKYSKTITQDQTQPAAQAMLYGIGLTEGDLKKAQVGIVSMGYDGNTCNMHLNDLAKKVKDSVWANDLVGLMFHTIGVSDGISNGTDGMRYSLVSRDLIADSIETVCGAQYYDGLITVPGCDKNMPGSLIAMGRLNRPAIMVYGGSIAPGKWRGQDLNIISAFEALGQKMAGNLDDSDFKEIIQHSCPGAGACGGMYTANTMSSAIEAMGMSLPYSSSNPATSKEKHEECAAAGKAIRLLLEKDIKPRDIMTFEAFENAIVVIMALGGSTNAVLHLIAIAKSVGVNLTMDDFQRLSDSTPLIADLKPSGRFMMQDLHEIGGVPLVMKYLLKKGMLHGNCLTVTGKTIAENLEAVPDIEFEQQPIIVPLEKPLKANGHIQILYGNLAELGSVAKITGKEGERFTGPARVFDGEFELIAGIQNGRVKAGDVVVIRYVGPKGGPGMPEMLKPTSAIMGVGLGKSVALITDGRFSGGTHGFVVGHICPEAYDGGTIALVNDDDIIEIDAVNNVIKVNVSDEELAKRKAAWKQPALKATKGILFKYAKQVKNATEGCVTDEE encoded by the coding sequence ATGGAGTTAAACAAATACAGCAAAACGATTACGCAAGACCAGACGCAGCCCGCCGCACAGGCGATGCTGTACGGGATCGGACTGACGGAAGGTGACCTGAAGAAAGCGCAAGTGGGCATCGTGAGCATGGGCTACGACGGCAACACCTGCAATATGCACCTGAACGACCTGGCGAAGAAAGTAAAAGACAGCGTATGGGCCAACGACCTCGTGGGCCTCATGTTCCACACCATCGGCGTGAGCGACGGGATTAGCAACGGTACCGACGGTATGCGTTATTCCCTCGTGAGCCGGGATCTGATCGCAGACTCCATTGAAACCGTTTGCGGCGCACAATATTATGACGGCCTGATTACCGTTCCGGGATGCGATAAAAACATGCCCGGCTCCCTCATCGCCATGGGCAGGCTGAACCGCCCCGCCATCATGGTGTACGGCGGCTCCATCGCCCCCGGCAAATGGAGAGGGCAGGACCTCAACATCATCTCCGCCTTCGAAGCCCTCGGGCAGAAGATGGCCGGCAACCTCGACGACTCCGATTTCAAGGAAATCATTCAACATAGCTGTCCCGGCGCGGGCGCCTGCGGCGGCATGTACACGGCCAACACCATGAGCTCCGCCATCGAAGCCATGGGCATGAGCCTCCCGTACAGCTCCTCCAACCCCGCCACCAGCAAAGAAAAGCATGAAGAATGCGCCGCGGCAGGCAAAGCCATCCGCCTGCTGCTGGAAAAAGACATCAAACCGCGCGACATCATGACCTTCGAAGCGTTCGAAAACGCCATCGTAGTGATCATGGCTCTCGGCGGCAGCACCAACGCAGTGCTCCACCTCATCGCCATCGCGAAATCGGTGGGCGTGAACCTCACCATGGACGACTTCCAGCGCCTGAGCGACTCCACCCCGCTGATCGCGGACCTCAAGCCCAGCGGCCGTTTCATGATGCAGGACCTCCACGAGATCGGCGGCGTTCCCTTAGTAATGAAATACCTGCTGAAGAAAGGTATGCTCCACGGCAATTGCCTCACCGTAACCGGCAAAACCATCGCGGAGAACCTGGAAGCGGTACCCGATATCGAATTCGAGCAGCAACCCATCATCGTGCCGCTCGAAAAACCACTCAAAGCCAACGGCCACATCCAGATCCTGTACGGCAACCTCGCCGAACTGGGCTCCGTGGCCAAAATCACCGGCAAAGAGGGCGAGCGCTTCACCGGCCCCGCCCGCGTATTTGACGGAGAATTCGAACTGATCGCAGGGATACAGAACGGTCGCGTGAAAGCAGGCGACGTCGTCGTTATCCGCTACGTAGGCCCCAAAGGCGGACCCGGCATGCCGGAGATGCTCAAGCCTACCAGCGCGATCATGGGCGTTGGGCTGGGCAAGAGCGTTGCGCTCATCACCGACGGCCGTTTCTCCGGCGGTACACACGGTTTCGTGGTTGGGCACATTTGTCCTGAAGCCTACGACGGCGGCACCATTGCGCTGGTGAACGACGACGATATCATCGAGATCGATGCGGTGAACAACGTCATCAAAGTGAACGTGTCGGACGAAGAGCTGGCAAAACGGAAGGCGGCATGGAAACAGCCTGCCCTCAAAGCAACGAAAGGAATCTTATTTAAATACGCTAAACAAGTTAAAAATGCAACAGAAGGATGTGTTACCGATGAAGAGTGA
- a CDS encoding pyridoxal-phosphate dependent enzyme, producing MLRLDQIHPLVQGNKWFKLKRNLEAAGGLPVVTFGGPWSNHLHATAAACKLQGAPVTGIVRGEAPPEPSQTLTDAAALGMRIVHVSREAYDKAKKGKIPEELRTVTDGAYIIPEGGGNAEGAAGCEEILDLGDFTPFTHILCATGTGTTLAGLVNGAGKRGIQAQFLGISALKGAISVEDEVRGLLEEDRGNWGILHDYHEGGFAKISPALIAEMNDFYAQTGTPTDRVYTGKLVLAFRKMAGEDRFPAGSNILLIHTGGLQGNASLPPETLHF from the coding sequence ATGTTGCGTTTGGACCAAATCCATCCGCTGGTGCAGGGCAACAAATGGTTTAAGCTGAAGCGCAATCTCGAAGCGGCGGGCGGTTTGCCCGTGGTAACGTTCGGGGGCCCGTGGTCGAACCACCTGCATGCCACAGCGGCGGCCTGCAAGTTGCAGGGCGCACCAGTGACGGGAATCGTGCGCGGGGAAGCGCCGCCGGAACCCTCGCAGACATTGACGGACGCGGCGGCCCTGGGCATGCGGATCGTGCATGTTTCCCGTGAGGCCTACGATAAGGCAAAGAAGGGTAAAATTCCGGAGGAATTGCGGACAGTTACGGACGGGGCGTATATTATCCCGGAAGGGGGCGGCAATGCGGAAGGTGCGGCGGGATGTGAAGAGATATTGGATTTGGGGGATTTCACCCCCTTTACACATATTCTCTGCGCCACGGGCACGGGCACTACGCTGGCCGGTCTCGTCAATGGCGCGGGGAAACGGGGGATCCAGGCGCAGTTCCTGGGGATTTCGGCGCTGAAGGGGGCCATTTCCGTGGAAGATGAAGTGCGGGGATTGTTGGAAGAGGATCGCGGGAACTGGGGGATACTGCACGATTACCATGAAGGCGGCTTCGCAAAGATCTCCCCGGCGCTGATCGCGGAGATGAATGACTTTTACGCGCAAACCGGTACCCCCACCGACCGGGTCTACACCGGCAAGCTCGTGCTCGCGTTCCGCAAAATGGCCGGCGAAGACCGCTTCCCGGCAGGCAGCAACATCCTGCTCATCCATACGGGCGGGCTGCAGGGAAACGCCTCCCTTCCACCAGAAACTTTACATTTTTAA
- a CDS encoding aminoglycoside phosphotransferase family protein, with protein sequence MVHTDIISAFGLQPGEFSMQKFGSGHINNTFLLTGPNDKRYILQRINTYVFREPDVIARNLKLAGDYLDKHHPEYLFIKAIPTVAGEEMYQHGDEYWRMIPFIPDSTSVDQADNTRQAYEAAKQFGLMARMFHGIDLHEFRASIPNFHNLTLRYASFQEAIRTAKEERKQFAESLVEQFLRYSDIAVTFESLKTNPEFTDRLMHHDTKINNVLLKKGSFEGICVCDLDTLMPGKVISDLGDMVRTYVCPVSEEERDFSQIEVRDEYYEALMKGYLSEVGSTLTETEKQHLFYAGKFMIYMQGIRFLTDYLNGDVYYPIKYPEHNYNRAKNQLTLLQQLIAKEPQLQAIIDKCLAS encoded by the coding sequence ATGGTACATACCGACATCATCAGCGCATTCGGGCTTCAGCCCGGCGAGTTCAGCATGCAGAAATTCGGGAGCGGGCACATCAATAACACATTCCTGCTCACCGGGCCAAATGATAAGCGTTATATCCTCCAACGGATCAATACCTACGTTTTCCGCGAGCCAGATGTAATTGCCCGCAACCTCAAACTGGCAGGCGATTACCTCGACAAGCACCATCCGGAATATCTCTTCATCAAAGCCATTCCCACGGTGGCGGGCGAAGAGATGTACCAGCATGGCGATGAATACTGGCGGATGATCCCGTTCATCCCTGATTCCACGTCGGTAGACCAGGCGGATAATACCCGGCAGGCGTATGAAGCCGCGAAGCAGTTCGGCCTGATGGCGCGGATGTTCCACGGCATCGACCTGCACGAGTTCAGGGCTTCCATTCCCAACTTCCACAACCTCACCCTGCGCTACGCATCCTTCCAGGAGGCCATCCGCACGGCGAAGGAAGAGCGGAAGCAATTCGCGGAGTCGCTGGTGGAGCAGTTCCTCCGGTACAGCGATATCGCGGTAACGTTCGAGTCGCTGAAAACCAACCCGGAATTCACCGACCGCCTCATGCACCACGATACGAAGATCAACAATGTATTGCTGAAAAAGGGCAGCTTCGAAGGCATCTGCGTCTGCGACCTCGACACCCTCATGCCCGGCAAAGTGATCTCCGACCTGGGCGATATGGTGCGCACATATGTGTGCCCCGTGAGCGAGGAAGAGCGCGATTTCAGCCAGATCGAAGTGCGCGACGAATATTACGAAGCCCTCATGAAGGGTTACCTTTCCGAAGTAGGGAGCACGCTCACCGAAACAGAAAAGCAACACCTTTTCTATGCCGGCAAGTTCATGATTTACATGCAGGGGATCCGTTTCCTGACCGATTACCTGAACGGGGATGTATATTACCCGATCAAGTATCCCGAGCACAATTACAACCGTGCAAAGAACCAGCTGACACTGCTGCAGCAGCTCATCGCCAAGGAGCCGCAGCTCCAGGCGATCATCGACAAATGCCTCGCTTCCTGA
- the ilvB gene encoding biosynthetic-type acetolactate synthase large subunit, giving the protein MQQKDVLPMKSEDSDKRTAAAPEIITGAEAVIRSLIAEDVDTIFGYPGGAIMPIYDALYDFQDKVHHILVRHEQGATHAAQGYTRAGGKTGVVFATSGPGATNLVTGLADAYMDSTPMVCITGQVAAVLLGTDAFQETDVIGITTPITKWNIQVTRPEDIPGAIAKAFYVAKSGRPGPVLVDITKNAQVGKLDFQYKACDYIRSYKPVPVLDIEQVQKAAELINSAKKPYILAGHGILISGAEQELVALSEKAQIPVASTLLGLSAMSTSHANYVGMLGMHGNYGPNINTLEADVIIAIGMRFDDRVTGEVASYARQAKIIHFEIDKAEINKIINADVAVHADAKEALTALLPLINKAEHAEWLETFRAADRQEEEMVTKKELYPSEGQLKMAEVVRLISEQTDGRAILVTDVGQHQMIASRYYRFKDPNTNITSGGMGTMGFSLPAAMGAKVGAPDKTVVAVIGDGCFQMTLQELGTIYQTQIGVKIVILNNNFLGMVRQWQQLFFDKRYSSTEMINPDFVQIAKGFYVPGRKVTERSEIAAAVKEMLDTPGAYLLEVVVEQEDNVFPMVPAGAPLSAIRLA; this is encoded by the coding sequence ATGCAACAGAAGGATGTGTTACCGATGAAGAGTGAAGACTCTGACAAGCGGACTGCCGCCGCGCCCGAAATCATCACCGGTGCGGAAGCCGTGATACGGTCGCTGATTGCCGAAGACGTGGACACCATTTTCGGGTACCCCGGTGGTGCTATCATGCCTATCTATGACGCCCTGTATGATTTTCAGGATAAAGTACACCATATTCTCGTTCGTCACGAACAAGGCGCTACCCACGCCGCGCAGGGTTATACCCGCGCCGGCGGTAAGACAGGCGTAGTGTTCGCCACTTCCGGCCCCGGCGCCACCAACCTGGTGACCGGCCTGGCAGACGCTTATATGGATTCTACCCCCATGGTTTGCATCACCGGCCAGGTAGCCGCGGTGCTCCTGGGAACCGATGCTTTCCAGGAAACAGACGTGATCGGCATCACCACGCCCATCACCAAATGGAATATCCAGGTGACGCGTCCGGAAGACATTCCCGGCGCCATCGCCAAAGCTTTTTACGTGGCGAAGAGCGGCCGCCCCGGGCCCGTGCTGGTAGATATTACCAAGAACGCGCAGGTGGGCAAGCTCGACTTCCAGTATAAAGCCTGCGATTATATCCGCAGCTACAAACCCGTGCCGGTGCTCGATATCGAACAGGTGCAGAAAGCGGCGGAACTGATCAACAGCGCGAAAAAGCCTTACATCCTGGCCGGCCACGGTATCCTCATATCCGGCGCGGAGCAGGAGCTGGTGGCGTTGTCGGAGAAGGCGCAGATCCCCGTGGCGTCCACGCTGCTGGGGCTTTCCGCCATGTCTACCTCACACGCCAACTACGTGGGTATGCTGGGCATGCACGGGAACTACGGTCCGAATATCAACACCCTCGAAGCAGACGTGATCATCGCCATCGGCATGCGGTTCGACGACCGGGTGACCGGCGAGGTGGCCTCGTACGCCCGCCAGGCAAAGATCATCCACTTCGAGATCGATAAAGCGGAGATCAACAAGATCATCAATGCCGACGTGGCGGTGCATGCCGACGCGAAGGAAGCCCTCACCGCATTGCTGCCGCTCATCAACAAGGCGGAACATGCCGAATGGCTCGAAACCTTCCGCGCGGCCGATCGCCAGGAAGAAGAAATGGTGACGAAGAAAGAGTTATACCCCTCCGAAGGCCAACTGAAAATGGCGGAAGTGGTAAGGCTCATCTCCGAGCAGACCGATGGCCGGGCCATCCTCGTGACCGACGTAGGACAGCACCAGATGATCGCCAGCAGGTATTACCGTTTCAAGGATCCGAATACCAATATCACCAGCGGCGGCATGGGCACGATGGGCTTCAGCCTGCCCGCGGCCATGGGCGCCAAGGTGGGTGCTCCCGATAAAACGGTGGTGGCGGTAATCGGCGACGGTTGCTTCCAGATGACGCTCCAGGAACTGGGCACCATCTACCAGACGCAGATTGGTGTGAAGATCGTGATCCTCAACAACAACTTCCTCGGAATGGTGCGGCAATGGCAGCAGCTGTTCTTCGACAAGCGTTACTCTTCCACCGAAATGATCAACCCCGACTTCGTGCAGATCGCGAAAGGGTTTTATGTTCCGGGCCGGAAAGTGACGGAGCGCAGCGAAATCGCGGCCGCCGTGAAGGAAATGCTCGACACACCCGGCGCCTATCTGCTGGAAGTGGTAGTGGAACAGGAAGACAACGTATTCCCGATGGTGCCCGCAGGCGCACCGCTTTCCGCCATCCGCCTCGCGTAG
- a CDS encoding branched-chain amino acid transaminase codes for MYSYYNENTILYYNGEFLKATEAKIDLYGQSLHYGYAVFEGIRAYKTASGEVKIFKAKEHFDRFKRSCELIHMPYDFNNEELIAACYKVLELNNMTEAYIRPLAICPPNMTLKAADETHVLICAWEWGAYLGEKLLRVMLSSYQRPNPKAFKIESKAAGLYVNSILASQEAKSKGYDEALLLDIEGFVAEGPGANLFYEKDGTIYTPAKGNILPGITRATVIEICQELGIPLVEKQISVDELYEADCVFYCGTAAEVVGWDSFNDKGFAKPWAQSLGKVIQQAYKAKVLEKEFDRAAIPA; via the coding sequence ATGTATAGCTATTACAACGAAAACACGATTCTTTACTACAACGGTGAGTTCTTAAAAGCCACCGAGGCCAAAATCGACCTGTACGGCCAGTCGCTGCACTACGGATACGCAGTATTTGAAGGGATCCGCGCATACAAAACCGCCAGCGGGGAAGTGAAGATCTTCAAGGCGAAAGAGCACTTCGACCGTTTCAAGCGCTCCTGCGAGCTGATCCACATGCCGTACGACTTCAACAATGAAGAACTGATCGCAGCATGCTATAAAGTATTGGAACTGAACAACATGACCGAAGCGTACATCCGTCCGCTCGCCATTTGTCCTCCCAACATGACGCTGAAAGCCGCTGATGAAACCCACGTCCTCATCTGCGCATGGGAATGGGGTGCTTACCTGGGTGAGAAGCTCCTGCGCGTGATGCTTTCTTCCTACCAACGCCCGAACCCGAAAGCGTTCAAAATCGAATCCAAGGCCGCCGGCCTGTACGTGAACTCCATCCTCGCCTCCCAGGAAGCGAAGAGCAAAGGTTACGACGAAGCCCTGCTGCTGGATATCGAAGGCTTCGTGGCCGAAGGCCCCGGCGCCAACCTCTTCTATGAGAAAGACGGCACTATCTATACACCCGCCAAAGGCAACATCCTGCCCGGCATCACCCGTGCTACCGTGATCGAAATCTGCCAGGAACTGGGTATCCCCCTGGTAGAGAAACAAATCTCCGTAGACGAACTCTACGAAGCGGATTGCGTATTCTACTGCGGTACCGCCGCCGAAGTCGTAGGCTGGGACAGCTTCAACGACAAAGGCTTCGCCAAACCCTGGGCCCAATCCCTCGGTAAAGTCATTCAGCAGGCTTACAAAGCCAAAGTGCTGGAGAAAGAATTTGACAGAGCGGCTATTCCTGCCTGA